GGTGTCAGGGCCACCGCCTGGCAAGCGTCCATCCACGCCTTATCCAGCCGCAGGTGAGAGCTGGTGAACTGGTAGGTCCCTGAGCCCACATCGCAGGCCACGCGGCTCCCTTCGTTCCGCACATTGGCAGCGTCGGGCGCTTCCGCCAGGGGGACACCGTCCAGGCGAACCTGCGCCAGATCCCGGGCCGGCACCCACACCGTTGCCCAGGCATTGGCTGGCACCGTCACCTCCAGGGTGAAACCCGCTTCATCCACCCGCCAGGCAGAGCGGATCTCCCCGTACATGGACTGCAGGCTGGCCTCCACGAAGGTGAAGGCGCCGCCTGGCTGGGGCTGAATCAGGATGTGTCGGTAGCCTGGCTCGGCCGGATCCGCCTCAATGCCCGCCACCACCCGATAGAGCCACTCGCCGATGGCGCCGTAGGCATAGTGGTTGAAGGAGTTCATACCCTCATCCTGGAAGGACCCATCCGGCTTGATGCCATCCCAACGCTCCCAGATGGTGGTCGCTCCCCGCTTGATGGGATAGAGCCAGGACGGAAAGGTCCGCTGTTTCAGCAGGTTGTAGGCCACATCCAGATAACCGTGCCGGGTCAAGACGTGGCAGAGGTAGGGGGTGCCCACAAAGCCCGTGGAGAGGTGATAGTGGCGGGCCCGAATGTCGGCTACCAGCCGGCGCACGGCCAACCGCTGCTCCTCTTCCGACAGCAGGTCGAACATCAGGGGCAGGACGTAGTCCGTCTGAGTCTCTGCATCGATGCGCCCCAGACGTGAGGCGAACTCCGCCCGGAAGGCCGCCCGGATCCGCTCATAGCGATCCTGATACCGCTCAGCGTCGGCTGTTTTGCCCAACGCGGCCGCACACTCGGCCAGGAGGCGGGTGGAATAGGCAAAGAAGGCCGTGGCAATCAGGGCGGTAGACGTCTTGGGGGCAGGCATCAGGGGGTTGGCCTCTGGGAAAATGGCCAGCCAATCCCCGAAGTGGAAGCCACTGTCCCAGATGTAGTCATTCCCGGCCTGGCGGGTCATAAACTCTACCCACCCCACCATACTTTCATACTGCTGTTCCAGGATGCGCCGGTCGCCATAGCAAAGGTAGATGGTCCATGGGCAGATGACCGCTGCATCTCCCCAGGCGGAGGAGCCTCGCCCGCTGAAACCGCCCACTGCCCGCAGGGGATCCGGCCGTCGAGTCAGGACATCCGGCACCACGAAGGGGACGCTGCCGTCTGGTGCCTGATCTGCCGCCAGATCCTGGAGCCATTTGGTGAAAAAGGCTGCCACGTCCATGTTGAAGCAGGCCGTGCGGATGAAGACCTGGGCATCCCCCGTCCAGCCCAGCCGCTCGTCCCGCTGGGGGCAGTCGGTGGGGACATCCACGAAGTTGCCCTTCTGCCCCCACACAATGTTGTGCTGGAGCTGGTTGATGAGGGGGTCGGAGCAGGCGAAGTGGCCCGTGGGCGCCATGTCTGAATGAACCACAATGCCGGTCAAGCTGTCCAGGTCGGGCGTGCCTGGATAGCCCTCCACCGCGACGTAGCGGAAGCCCTGAAAGGTAAATCGAGGCTCATAGAGCTCCACTCCTTCGCCCTTCAGGGTGTAGGTGACTGTCTGCCGGGCCGAACGCAGGTTGGCCACGTAGAGGTTCCCCTCCTGGTCCAATACTTCCGCGTGACGCAAGGTGACTACGGTACCGGCAGGCCCCTGCACCCGTAGGCGTATCCAGCCCACCATGTTTTGCCCAAAGTCGAAGATGGTCTCGCCTTTGGGCGAATGGAGGATGGCCACCGGACGCAACTCCTGGATGCGGCGTACCGGCGGCCCTGCCGGCGCCACCAGCCGGGCGGACGGCGCTGCCAGCACCTGGACGCCGGCCCAGTCGCTGTCGTCGTAGCCGGCCTGGCTCCAGCCCGGTTTCTCCAGGCGGGCATCGTAGACCTCGCCGTTGTAAATGTCCGCGGTCAGCAGTGGCCCGGTAGATGCACGCCACCCCTCGTCGCTGACCACTTCCTGGATCCGGCCATCGGCATATTCGATGCGGAGCTGCAGGAACAGGGCCAGCTTATCGCCGTACAGGTTGCGCTGGCCCTCGAAGCCCAGGTATCCCCGATACCACCCGTCGCCCAGGAGGACGCCCAGGCCATTCTCGCCCGACTGCAGCAGGTCGGTCACGTCGTAAGTTTGATACTGGAGGCGATGGTCGTAGCTGGTCCACCCAGGGGTCAGCACCTGGTCGCCCACCCGCTGGCCGTTCAGCTCACACTCGTAGAGGCCCAGGCTGGTGACGTAGAGGCGGGCACGGCGGACAGCGCCGTCCACGGCAAATCGGGTACGCAGCATGGGGCAGGGCTGAGAAGTGGAGGGATCCTCCGGGAGGTCGGGCGTAATCCAGCGGGCGCGCCAATCCCCAGGCGCCAGCAGCCCCATCTCCCAGAAGGCCACCTGGCTCCACGCTGACGGCCGGTCCAGGCTGTCCCACACCCGAACCCGCCAGTGGTAACGCCGCCCCGACTGAAGGGGCGGCCCCTGGTAGGGCTGGTGGATGGAATCTGGAGAGAGGACCTTGCCACTGTCCCAGTGCAAGTCTCGTTCCGCCGCCAGGGCATCGGCGTCCTCCGCCACCTGGATCTGATAGGCGCTCTGTCGCACCTGGCGACCGCTGGCCTGAAGCTGCCAGCTCAGGCGCGGCGCGGCGACGTCGATGCCGATGGGGTTGTCTTTGTATTCACAACGCAGACGGATCACCTGCTCAATGGTACCGCGGGTTTCAGCCATGGGAGCCCCTTGCTACGTACGTTGGCTACTGGTTCGAATGGGATTGGGAGGGTTTGCGGTTTGTGGAGGGTAGTGCGGCGTGCGTGGTACGCCAAGCCATGTGCCGACCAGTGTGGTTTGGTGCTACTGGTGCACGCACTCCGCACCAC
The window above is part of the Litorilinea aerophila genome. Proteins encoded here:
- a CDS encoding glycoside hydrolase family 78 protein translates to MAETRGTIEQVIRLRCEYKDNPIGIDVAAPRLSWQLQASGRQVRQSAYQIQVAEDADALAAERDLHWDSGKVLSPDSIHQPYQGPPLQSGRRYHWRVRVWDSLDRPSAWSQVAFWEMGLLAPGDWRARWITPDLPEDPSTSQPCPMLRTRFAVDGAVRRARLYVTSLGLYECELNGQRVGDQVLTPGWTSYDHRLQYQTYDVTDLLQSGENGLGVLLGDGWYRGYLGFEGQRNLYGDKLALFLQLRIEYADGRIQEVVSDEGWRASTGPLLTADIYNGEVYDARLEKPGWSQAGYDDSDWAGVQVLAAPSARLVAPAGPPVRRIQELRPVAILHSPKGETIFDFGQNMVGWIRLRVQGPAGTVVTLRHAEVLDQEGNLYVANLRSARQTVTYTLKGEGVELYEPRFTFQGFRYVAVEGYPGTPDLDSLTGIVVHSDMAPTGHFACSDPLINQLQHNIVWGQKGNFVDVPTDCPQRDERLGWTGDAQVFIRTACFNMDVAAFFTKWLQDLAADQAPDGSVPFVVPDVLTRRPDPLRAVGGFSGRGSSAWGDAAVICPWTIYLCYGDRRILEQQYESMVGWVEFMTRQAGNDYIWDSGFHFGDWLAIFPEANPLMPAPKTSTALIATAFFAYSTRLLAECAAALGKTADAERYQDRYERIRAAFRAEFASRLGRIDAETQTDYVLPLMFDLLSEEEQRLAVRRLVADIRARHYHLSTGFVGTPYLCHVLTRHGYLDVAYNLLKQRTFPSWLYPIKRGATTIWERWDGIKPDGSFQDEGMNSFNHYAYGAIGEWLYRVVAGIEADPAEPGYRHILIQPQPGGAFTFVEASLQSMYGEIRSAWRVDEAGFTLEVTVPANAWATVWVPARDLAQVRLDGVPLAEAPDAANVRNEGSRVACDVGSGTYQFTSSHLRLDKAWMDACQAVALTPASRLVDLLSDPDARAILEKHMGDGFAELTNMRWGARLSLEQVATARPDLIPPALLETMAAALARL